The Bacteroides sp. genome has a window encoding:
- the crtI gene encoding phytoene desaturase family protein, with translation MKKVLIVGSGLGALTTALRLHRRGYRVEMVEKYHQAGGRLNQLKKDGFTWDLGPTFFSMTYEFQEFFEDAQLKEMPFTFRELDTLYAVSFRGSDKRYLIYKDLDKLAAEFEAVEPNFKEKMTRFLDSAGSFFHDVEHLVLKKNYDSIWHYLLTLMRVPPKYTPRLFRSVWQEMERHFESREVKEIFSLVAFFLGATPFDTPSIYTLLSYTELVHDGYHNVYGGMYKIVEGLKKEIDKAGIPIHFNTEIVAYQEDGKKQIKAFVDQNGKAWEADLFVVNADAAFFRHKIFKREKFTEEKMDKMKWTLAPLTLYIGLDTKLENVPLHNYFLGNNFEEYAGKIFKNSIKLDQPYYYVNVVSKSDPEAAPAGSESLFILCPVPDRRFKPNWDDKDQVAANIVDDLSQRIGFDLKKHIVSQTVLSPIDWEKSFNLYKGSGLGLGHDLNQIGGFRPKNFDEVYGNVFYVGASTVPGTGLPMAVISSKLVVERITKAYGSLHE, from the coding sequence GTGAAAAAAGTATTGATCGTTGGCAGTGGCCTGGGCGCGCTCACCACCGCCCTCCGGCTTCACCGGCGCGGATACCGGGTGGAAATGGTTGAGAAATACCATCAAGCCGGGGGACGCCTTAACCAACTCAAAAAGGACGGATTTACCTGGGACCTTGGGCCAACGTTCTTTAGTATGACCTATGAGTTTCAGGAGTTTTTCGAAGACGCCCAGCTTAAAGAGATGCCCTTCACCTTCAGGGAGCTCGACACCCTTTATGCAGTGAGCTTCAGGGGATCCGACAAGCGATATTTAATCTATAAGGACCTGGACAAGCTGGCTGCGGAGTTTGAGGCCGTCGAGCCGAACTTCAAGGAAAAGATGACAAGGTTCCTGGATTCAGCCGGCAGTTTCTTTCACGATGTTGAGCATCTGGTGCTGAAAAAGAATTACGATTCGATATGGCATTACCTGCTCACCCTGATGCGGGTACCTCCTAAATATACCCCCCGCCTGTTTCGCTCGGTATGGCAAGAAATGGAGCGCCACTTTGAGTCGCGTGAAGTGAAGGAAATTTTCTCGCTAGTGGCCTTCTTCCTGGGCGCAACGCCTTTCGACACCCCTTCGATTTATACCCTTTTGTCCTACACTGAACTAGTGCACGACGGCTATCACAATGTTTACGGCGGGATGTACAAAATCGTGGAAGGCCTTAAAAAAGAAATAGACAAGGCCGGTATCCCCATTCATTTTAATACCGAGATCGTTGCGTATCAGGAAGACGGGAAGAAGCAGATTAAGGCTTTTGTGGACCAGAACGGCAAAGCCTGGGAAGCTGACCTCTTCGTAGTCAATGCGGATGCGGCCTTTTTCAGGCACAAAATATTCAAGCGGGAAAAGTTCACGGAGGAGAAAATGGACAAGATGAAGTGGACTTTGGCCCCCCTGACACTCTACATCGGTTTGGATACCAAACTTGAAAACGTTCCCCTCCATAATTATTTTCTCGGGAATAACTTTGAGGAATATGCCGGTAAGATCTTTAAGAACTCGATCAAACTTGACCAGCCCTATTACTACGTAAACGTGGTAAGTAAGAGTGACCCTGAAGCAGCGCCTGCGGGTTCTGAAAGCCTTTTTATCCTCTGCCCGGTGCCCGACCGCCGCTTTAAGCCCAATTGGGACGATAAAGATCAGGTGGCAGCCAATATCGTTGACGACCTGAGCCAGCGCATCGGCTTCGATCTGAAGAAACACATTGTGTCGCAAACTGTGCTCTCACCCATCGATTGGGAAAAAAGCTTTAACCTCTATAAGGGGAGCGGGCTTGGTCTGGGTCACGACCTGAACCAGATCGGGGGATTCCGCCCGAAGAACTTTGATGAGGTGTACGGCAACGTCTTCTATGTCGGCGCATCCACGGTACCCGGCACCGGCCTGCCCATGGCGGTGATCAGCTCTAAACTTGTCGTTGAACGTATTACCAAAGCCTATGGATCTTTACACGAGTAA
- the crtD gene encoding 1-hydroxycarotenoid 3,4-desaturase CrtD has product MSEKQKVAVIGSGIGGLASAIRFAAKGFQVEVFEQAAQAGGKINELRMEGFRFDTGPSLFTFPDLTTELFLLCGENPEEHFRYHPVETSCKYFWEDGTVVNAWQKPEAFAAEIEQVTGLNRRKITAYLQESEALYDLAGESFLFYSLHKASNFLRLQFLKTIIHSLKLDPFRTMHKRNRKWLSHPKVVQLFDRYATYNGSSPYKTPATLRMIAHLEHNMGTFFPEKGMYSIVESLTALALRQGITFHFNAPVQKVNTRDGKVTGIRVNDQDFSFDIVVSDVDVVNFYRRLLPQIPIPPKQLTLERSSSAVIFYWGVNHTFPDLKLHNILFSEDYPGEFNHLFNTKTISPDPTVYLFISSKMVKGDAPGGSENWYVMINAPENTGQNWDQMLKETRRNILEKIKRTLNIDLESYIVAEAMADPRSIEKETASFRGSLYGLSSNNMLSAFNRHPNFRNKIKNLYFAGGSVHPGGGIPLSLASAKIIDKEIPNLKENL; this is encoded by the coding sequence GTGTCTGAGAAACAAAAGGTTGCTGTAATTGGATCCGGAATAGGAGGCCTGGCTTCAGCCATCCGTTTTGCAGCTAAAGGATTCCAGGTAGAAGTCTTTGAGCAGGCTGCCCAAGCGGGTGGCAAGATCAACGAGCTGCGTATGGAAGGCTTTCGCTTCGATACCGGTCCTTCCCTGTTCACCTTTCCGGACCTCACCACCGAACTGTTCCTTCTCTGTGGCGAAAACCCGGAGGAGCATTTCCGTTACCATCCTGTTGAAACTTCCTGCAAATACTTCTGGGAAGATGGCACCGTGGTGAACGCCTGGCAGAAGCCTGAGGCCTTTGCCGCCGAAATTGAACAGGTCACTGGCCTGAACCGCCGGAAGATCACGGCATACCTGCAGGAAAGCGAAGCCCTTTATGACCTGGCCGGTGAATCTTTCCTGTTTTATTCCCTGCACAAAGCTTCCAATTTTTTAAGGCTTCAATTCCTGAAGACCATCATCCACTCCCTTAAGCTTGACCCTTTCCGCACCATGCACAAGCGGAACCGGAAATGGCTGAGCCATCCTAAGGTAGTGCAGCTCTTCGACCGCTATGCCACCTACAATGGCTCGAGCCCCTACAAGACCCCGGCCACCCTGCGCATGATCGCTCACCTGGAGCACAACATGGGCACCTTCTTCCCCGAAAAGGGAATGTATTCTATTGTCGAAAGCCTGACCGCACTGGCCCTGCGCCAGGGCATTACCTTTCATTTCAATGCCCCGGTGCAAAAAGTGAATACCCGGGACGGGAAAGTCACCGGGATCCGCGTGAACGATCAGGATTTCTCCTTTGACATCGTGGTGAGCGATGTGGATGTGGTGAATTTTTACCGCCGCCTGTTGCCCCAGATTCCCATACCACCAAAGCAACTGACCCTGGAAAGGTCATCTTCAGCCGTGATATTTTATTGGGGAGTAAACCACACATTCCCAGATCTTAAACTCCATAATATCCTGTTCTCGGAAGACTATCCCGGAGAGTTTAACCATTTGTTTAACACCAAAACCATCAGCCCCGACCCTACGGTCTATCTTTTCATCAGCTCAAAAATGGTCAAAGGCGATGCCCCCGGGGGTTCCGAGAACTGGTATGTGATGATCAACGCCCCTGAGAACACCGGGCAGAACTGGGATCAAATGCTGAAGGAGACCCGGCGCAACATCCTCGAAAAGATCAAACGCACCCTTAATATCGACCTTGAATCATACATCGTTGCAGAAGCGATGGCCGACCCCCGCAGCATCGAGAAAGAAACAGCTTCCTTCCGCGGCTCGCTCTATGGCTTAAGTTCCAACAATATGCTGTCGGCCTTCAACCGCCATCCCAACTTCCGCAACAAGATAAAAAACCTTTATTTTGCCGGTGGCAGTGTGCATCCCGGTGGAGGCATCCCCCTGAGCCTGGCTTCGGCAAAAATCATCGACAAAGAAATTCCCAATCTTAAAGAAAACCTATGA
- a CDS encoding phytoene/squalene synthase family protein has product MDLYTSNALDISEVTTKNYSTSFSMGVWLLRPKYRPAIYGIYGFVRFADEIVDTFHDQDKRALLETFRKDTFEAIEKRMSPNPILHSFQWVVNRYKIDHALIEAFLKSMDMDLYMKTFNKAEYQEYIYGSAEVVGLMCLRVFYGGDDEGYERLVLPARKLGEAFQKVNFLRDLKADFDERGRVYFPNVAYESFSDKEKKEIEADLRADFAESLPGIRNLKRDVRLGVYLAYRYYHELLRKIEPASPQELTSRRFSVSTGKKLRLLAVCWFRHTFNWV; this is encoded by the coding sequence ATGGATCTTTACACGAGTAATGCACTGGACATTAGCGAAGTAACTACAAAGAATTACAGCACCTCCTTCTCAATGGGGGTATGGCTGCTGCGCCCGAAATACCGTCCGGCCATTTACGGCATTTATGGCTTTGTGCGCTTTGCCGACGAGATCGTGGATACCTTTCACGATCAGGACAAGCGTGCCCTGCTGGAGACTTTCCGTAAGGATACTTTCGAAGCCATTGAAAAACGGATGAGTCCAAACCCCATCCTGCATAGCTTCCAGTGGGTGGTGAACCGATACAAAATTGATCACGCCCTGATTGAGGCCTTCCTCAAAAGCATGGACATGGACCTGTACATGAAGACCTTCAACAAAGCAGAGTATCAGGAATATATTTATGGTTCTGCAGAAGTGGTGGGCCTGATGTGCCTGCGGGTTTTCTATGGGGGGGATGATGAGGGTTATGAGCGCCTGGTGCTGCCTGCCCGCAAACTGGGGGAGGCCTTTCAGAAGGTAAACTTCCTGCGCGACCTGAAAGCCGATTTCGATGAGCGGGGCAGGGTGTATTTTCCCAATGTGGCCTATGAGAGCTTTTCCGATAAGGAGAAGAAAGAAATCGAAGCGGATCTGCGTGCTGACTTTGCGGAATCACTGCCGGGCATCCGTAACTTGAAGCGCGATGTAAGATTGGGTGTTTACCTGGCCTACCGTTACTACCACGAGCTGCTGCGAAAAATTGAGCCAGCCTCTCCGCAGGAACTGACTTCCCGCCGCTTCAGCGTAAGCACGGGAAAAAAGCTTCGGTTGCTGGCCGTTTGCTGGTTCAGGCACACCTTTAATTGGGTTTAA
- a CDS encoding carotenoid biosynthesis protein produces MKFNILKNRVTQTKALLILYFSVGVIGLIWPVTAGLFTRLIPLTLLGSLAVLLAFHEKWQPRHIWVFALIAILGYLVEMAGVATGLVFGEYQYHDVLGFKVFGTPLIIGINWLLLIYAVYGIFEKQMLHPLVKIVAGASLMVAYDIILEPVAVALNMWTWGGGDIPLQNYLAWFVISLVFLTIMHLARIRTNNPIARHMYLVQFVFFLLLHVYFRLQ; encoded by the coding sequence ATGAAGTTCAACATTTTAAAGAACCGGGTCACCCAAACCAAAGCCCTCCTCATCCTTTATTTTTCCGTGGGAGTTATTGGCCTGATTTGGCCGGTGACGGCCGGACTGTTTACCCGGCTTATCCCCCTGACGCTGCTGGGCAGCCTCGCCGTTTTGCTGGCTTTTCACGAAAAATGGCAGCCCCGCCATATATGGGTGTTTGCCCTGATCGCCATCCTGGGATACCTGGTGGAAATGGCTGGGGTTGCTACAGGACTGGTCTTTGGCGAATACCAGTATCACGATGTGCTGGGATTCAAGGTCTTTGGAACCCCGCTCATCATTGGCATCAACTGGCTATTGCTCATTTATGCCGTTTACGGGATCTTTGAAAAACAAATGCTCCACCCTTTGGTAAAAATCGTTGCAGGCGCTTCCCTCATGGTAGCCTACGACATCATCCTCGAGCCTGTGGCCGTGGCATTGAATATGTGGACCTGGGGCGGGGGCGACATCCCCTTACAGAATTATCTGGCCTGGTTCGTCATCTCGCTGGTGTTTCTGACCATCATGCACCTGGCCAGGATACGCACCAACAACCCCATAGCCAGGCATATGTACCTGGTGCAGTTCGTCTTTTTCCTTTTGCTTCACGTTTATTTCCGCCTCCAATGA
- a CDS encoding lysophospholipid acyltransferase family protein: MIKASHHPFYLAFFGTFIRLFLRLQFRKVSVHGSIDAPGKSLLVIGNHFSWWDGFFPLYVRKKVFKRKLHVMILEEQLSQRLFLARMGAFSIKKGSRSAIESLNYASSLLGEPENMVLLFPQGRFQSHHQHPLSFEHGWLRIPKNVKGPFQMVFMAYLTDYFDHPRPELNLYLEDYTLPEDLNPQIIENDYNTFLKHCIEQQNLKA; this comes from the coding sequence ATGATCAAGGCATCCCACCATCCCTTTTACCTGGCCTTCTTCGGCACCTTCATCAGGCTGTTCCTTCGCCTGCAGTTCCGTAAGGTCAGCGTGCACGGAAGCATCGATGCCCCCGGCAAATCCCTGCTGGTCATCGGCAACCACTTCAGTTGGTGGGATGGGTTTTTCCCTTTATACGTCCGCAAAAAAGTATTCAAGCGAAAACTCCACGTGATGATCCTTGAGGAACAGCTCAGCCAAAGGCTTTTCCTGGCCCGCATGGGTGCCTTCTCCATTAAAAAGGGCAGCCGCAGCGCCATCGAATCATTGAATTACGCCTCTTCCCTGCTCGGTGAACCTGAAAATATGGTCCTGTTGTTTCCCCAGGGCCGCTTCCAGTCGCACCACCAGCACCCGCTCAGCTTTGAGCACGGCTGGCTGCGCATCCCAAAAAATGTCAAGGGACCCTTCCAAATGGTGTTTATGGCCTATCTCACCGATTATTTCGATCATCCCCGGCCCGAGCTGAACCTTTACCTTGAGGACTACACCCTGCCCGAAGACCTTAATCCTCAAATCATTGAGAACGACTACAACACCTTTCTGAAACATTGCATCGAACAGCAAAACCTGAAAGCATGA